One genomic window of bacterium includes the following:
- a CDS encoding RpiB/LacA/LacB family sugar-phosphate isomerase, protein MIYIGADHRGWKLKNQLAELLQEDFGMNHIADNGAYAEDFGDDYVYFGKKVCENVQQDNFHYLNLSVLRDKFDIHWPSYGILICGSGEGMSIIANKFKGILASLSLNSKSAVLARQHNNANVLILQSFEEVNPTILYQTIVKPFLQTTFENEERHLRRVLEVIDYDFNQRNI, encoded by the coding sequence ATGATATATATCGGAGCTGATCATCGTGGCTGGAAACTAAAAAATCAACTAGCAGAATTGCTACAAGAGGATTTTGGAATGAATCATATCGCAGATAATGGTGCTTATGCCGAAGATTTTGGTGATGATTATGTATATTTTGGCAAGAAGGTTTGTGAAAATGTCCAACAGGACAATTTTCATTATCTAAATTTATCAGTATTAAGAGACAAGTTTGATATTCATTGGCCATCATATGGGATTTTGATTTGTGGCTCTGGCGAAGGCATGAGTATCATTGCAAATAAATTCAAAGGTATACTTGCTTCACTAAGTCTAAATAGCAAATCTGCTGTCCTTGCAAGACAACATAATAATGCTAATGTACTTATTTTACAAAGTTTTGAAGAAGTAAATCCAACCATTTTATACCAAACAATTGTAAAGCCCTTTTTACAAACTACATTTGAAAATGAAGAAAGACATTTGAGAAGAGTTTTGGAAGTTATTGATTATGACTTCAATCAAAGAAACATATAG
- a CDS encoding superoxide dismutase has translation MLNLTPLPKLPKSYSNVISEQVVLWHHDKHQAGYVTKFNDIVEQLEKSDKSASNANYSEFGELKRRLSFNHSGIILHENYWEVFGNKEDFTEVNYEDFAIYSKIVDDFGSYDLWKEDFIATGKSSLGWAILLFDNFTQKLMNVSVDFHNNGAIWDSELVMCCDVFEHAYYKDYGPDRASYLEKFIENLDWQRIDEIFGFSLCHNHTNDCHCDCN, from the coding sequence ATGTTAAATCTAACACCGTTACCTAAATTACCCAAATCCTATTCCAATGTTATAAGCGAGCAAGTAGTTTTGTGGCATCATGACAAGCATCAAGCAGGTTATGTCACTAAATTCAATGACATAGTAGAGCAACTTGAGAAATCGGACAAATCAGCATCAAATGCAAATTATTCTGAGTTTGGAGAACTCAAAAGAAGACTTAGTTTCAATCATTCTGGAATTATACTTCATGAAAATTATTGGGAGGTTTTTGGAAACAAAGAGGATTTTACGGAAGTGAATTACGAGGACTTTGCAATTTACTCCAAAATTGTTGATGACTTTGGAAGTTATGATTTATGGAAGGAAGACTTTATTGCAACTGGAAAATCATCTTTGGGTTGGGCAATATTATTATTTGATAATTTTACTCAAAAGTTGATGAATGTTTCCGTCGATTTTCATAATAATGGAGCAATATGGGATTCTGAATTAGTAATGTGTTGTGATGTATTTGAACACGCATATTACAAAGATTATGGTCCTGATAGAGCAAGTTATCTTGAGAAATTTATTGAGAATTTAGATTGGCAAAGAATTGATGAGATCTTTGGATTTAGTTTATGCCATAATCACACAAATGATTGTCATTGTGATTGTAACTAA
- a CDS encoding triose-phosphate isomerase yields the protein MFILNLKNYKLTNRTYEVIDKLNVLLRNFSNVNFLIAPNIISTRFYVELLDKLNSNIKVLGQHADFIDTPKSTGFISPELLKNLGTWGTILNHAEHNIDTNILRHTVKICNELDLKTIVCFDDVCNTVKYISLHPTFISYEPRSLIGGGNSFSSKSVIDQEMQNLMYLKSKFDEDKIILGAGIKSENDFIKTYELGFAGVMISSVVTENEDFFGKLEELLNYENMYSKSFAKSIL from the coding sequence ATGTTTATACTGAACTTAAAAAATTATAAATTAACAAATAGAACATATGAGGTTATTGATAAATTAAATGTTTTATTACGAAATTTTTCCAATGTAAATTTTCTAATAGCACCAAATATTATTTCAACTAGATTTTATGTTGAATTACTTGATAAACTAAATTCAAATATAAAAGTTTTGGGGCAACATGCAGATTTTATAGATACACCCAAAAGCACTGGCTTTATTAGTCCAGAATTACTTAAAAATCTCGGAACTTGGGGTACGATATTAAATCATGCCGAACATAATATCGATACAAATATACTTAGACATACTGTGAAGATATGTAATGAACTAGATCTCAAGACGATTGTATGCTTTGATGATGTTTGCAATACTGTAAAATATATAAGTTTGCATCCTACTTTTATATCTTATGAACCACGAAGTTTGATAGGCGGAGGCAATTCATTTTCATCAAAAAGTGTGATTGATCAAGAGATGCAAAATCTGATGTATTTGAAATCAAAATTTGATGAAGACAAGATAATTCTTGGTGCAGGTATCAAATCTGAGAATGATTTTATCAAAACATATGAACTGGGCTTTGCTGGCGTTATGATTTCAAGTGTAGTAACTGAGAACGAAGATTTTTTTGGCAAACTTGAAGAATTATTAAATTATGAAAATATGTATAGCAAAAGTTTTGCTAAGTCAATTTTGTAA